One Cololabis saira isolate AMF1-May2022 chromosome 12, fColSai1.1, whole genome shotgun sequence DNA window includes the following coding sequences:
- the LOC133457017 gene encoding haloacid dehalogenase-like hydrolase domain-containing 5: MRGLLPLRRGLLALRAGPVSSRCGLCGAPSGPQLQPTFGLLFDIDGVLVRGRMPIPAAKKAFEKLVNSQGQFVVPVVFVTNAGNCLRQTKADQLSHILGVPITQDQVIMSHSPLRMLKKFHDKCILVSGQGPVLEIAQNVGFKNVISINMLRESYPLLDMVDHNRRPKLPSNPVLQHPKVEAVVLFGEPIRWETNLQLIMDVLLTDGNLSSTHQTKAKAHLPLLACNMDLMWMAEANSPRFGHGTFLVCLENIYKKITGEDLKYEALMGKPSELTYHFAEYIIRSQALQRQWKHPITTLYAIGDNLMTDIYGANLYNRYLEERAARKNPKAVAKMAATTGSPAAVPREEETDSLWESELAVPAATSCKSVLVCTGVYNPNVHVPSDANRCIKETVFHGHRDFRFDPALVEPGNIVHDVAEAVELIFEQEKFVLH; this comes from the exons ATGAGGGGACTCTTGCCGCTCCGCCGGGGGCTGCTCGCCCTGAGAGCGGGGCCGGTCTCGTCCCGCTGCGGGCTCTGCGGAGCCCCGTCCGGACCGCAG CTACAGCCAACGTTTGGGCTGTTGTTCGACATCGATGGGGTGCTCGTCCGAGGAAGAATGCCAATCCCCGCTGCAAAAAAGGCATTTGAGAAGTTGGTCAATTCTCAGGGACAGTTTGTGGTGCCAGTTGTCTTTGTCACAAATGCAGGCAACTGCCTTCGACAAACAAAAGCCGACCAGCTCTCTCACATCCTGGGAGTGCCT ATCACCCAAGATCAAGTGATCATGTCCCACAGCCCTCTGAGGATGTTGAAGAAGTTCCACGATAAATGCATCTTGGTGTCGGGACAAGGGCCAGTCCTGGAAATTGCCCAAAA CGTGGGTTTTAAGAATGTTATCAGTATTAACATGCTGAGGGAGTCGTACCCATTACTGGACATGGTGGACCACAACAGGAGACCCAAACTGCCC TCCAATCCTGTGCTCCAACATCCTAAAGTTGAAG CTGTGGTTCTGTTCGGGGAGCCGATTCGATGGGAAACCAACCTGCAGCTGATAATGGACGTTTTGTTGACCGATGGAAACCTCAGCAGCACGCACCAAACCAAAGCGAAGGCTCACCTCCCCCTCTTGGCCTGTAACATGGACCTCATGTGGATGGCTGAGGCTAATTCTCCACG GTTTGGCCATGGGACGTTTCTTGTATGCCTAGAGAACATCTATAAGAAGATAACCGGCGAGGACCTGAAGTACGAGGCTCTCATGGGGAAACCCAGCGAGCTGACCTACCACTTTGCAGAGTACATCATCAGGAGCCAGGCCTTGCAGAGACAATGGAAGCATCCCATCACTACCCTTTATGCTATAGG AGATAACCTGATGACTGACATCTATGGGGCCAATCTGTACAATCGCTATCTGGAAGAAAGAGCTGCTAGAAAGAACCCCAAAGCTGTTGCGAAGATGGCGGCCACCACCGGGTCCCCCGCCGCGGTGCCCAGGGAGGAGGAGACCGACAGCCTGTGGGAAAGCGAGCTTGCGGTGCCCGCTGCTACTTCCTGTAAGTCCGTCCTGGTTTGCACAGGGGTCTACAACCCCAACGTGCACGTGCCATCTGATGCCAATCGCTGCATCAAAGAGACTGTGTTCCACGGGCACCGGGACTTCAGATTTGACCCTGCTCTGGTGGAGCCCGGCAACATCGTACATGATGTGGCAGAAGCTGTTGAGCTCATCTTTGAGCAGGAAAAGTTTGTCCTTcactag
- the gp9 gene encoding glycoprotein IX (platelet), translating to MLPFSLSLAVYLLTSSSAQSVGTACVCSALAPAGLRADCSSLTLMELPRLPPDTTELHVQDNRLTSVSPGLFDRLVFLKNVSLSGNPFHCNCRIQYLRNWLLKNRAVVTGEPVCSSPSSVAGKAITELTDEYFSSCASASCGYARPNVMIGVTVCCIILLLLWSLKLARKSTFIFFIDERHLGLESASLRSLKPKHRKRLHTGLSGVTGDSESFTFSEDMERPLINMELLPQVLDVLHKKHNIKIKAT from the coding sequence ATGCTGCCCTTCAGTTTGAGCTTAGCCGTCTACCTCCTGACCTCATCGAGTGCACAGAGCGTCGGAACGGCCTGTGTGTGTTCGGCGCTCGCGCCTGCCGGGCTGCGCGCggactgcagctctttaacccTCATGGAGCTGCCTCGTCTGCCTCCGGATACCACGGAGCTGCACGTGCAGGACAACCGGCTCACCTCAGTCTCTCCAGGCCTGTTTGATAGATTAGTTTTCCTGAAAAACGTGTCCCTGTCTGGAAACCCCTTTCACTGCAATTGCAGGATCCAATATCTGAGGAACTGGCTGCTGAAGAACAGGGCCGTCGTTACGGGGGAGCCCGTTTGCTCCAGTCCCAGCTCCGTGGCAGGGAAAGCCATCACTGAACTCACTGATGAATACTTCTCCTCATGCGCCTCAGCGAGCTGTGGTTACGCAAGGCCCAATGTCATGATAGGGGTGACGGTCTGCTGCATCATCCTGTTACTGCTGTGGAGCTTAAAACTGGCAAGAAAGTCCACTTTCATCTTCTTCATAGACGAGAGGCATTTAGGACTGGAGTCGGCCTCGTTGCGTTCGCTGAAGCCGAAACACAGGAAGAGGCTGCACACTGGACTGTCGGGGGTCACTGGAGATTCAGAGTCTTTCACTTTCTCGGAGGACATGGAAAGGCCACTGATCAACATGGAGTTACTGCCACAAGTACTGGATGTGTTGCATAAGAAGCACAATATAAAGATAAAGGCCACCTGA